The Hypomesus transpacificus isolate Combined female chromosome 3, fHypTra1, whole genome shotgun sequence genome has a window encoding:
- the brms1la gene encoding breast cancer metastasis-suppressor 1-like protein-A, translated as MPVNSREKNKDSNHEEMEVDYPEHEGSSSDEDDSESTSVSEDGDSSEMDDEDCERRRMECLDEMTNLEKQFTDLKDHLYKERLSQVDAKLQEVMSGKASEYLDPLASLQENMQIRTKVAGIYKELCQESVKNKYECEIQAACQHWESEKLLLFDTVQSELEEKIRRLEEDRHSIDITSELWNDELQSRRSKKKDPFSPDKKKKPVAVSGPYIVYMLQDLDILEDWTAIRKAVATLGPHRGKEAPTNKNEKLQHSARSEEGRLFYDGEWYGRGQNICIDKKDEYPTSAIITTINHDEVWFKRLDGSKSKLYISQLQKGKYTIKHS; from the exons ATGCCAGTAAATTCTCGAGAAAAGAACAAGGATAGTAACCACGAAGAGATGGAGGTGGACTACCCCGAGCATGAAGGCAGCAGTTCGGACGAGGACGACTCGGAGAGCACGTCCGTGTCGGAGGATGGAGACAGTTCAG AGATGGATGACGAAGActgtgagagaaggagaatggAATGTCTCGACGAGATGACCAACTTGGAGAAACAGTTCACTGACCTGAAAGACCA TCTATACAAGGAGCGCCTGAGCCAGGTGGATGCCAAGCTGCAGGAGGTAATGTCAGGGAAGGCCTCTGAGTATCTCGACCCTCTGGCCAGCTTGCAGGAGAACATGCAGATCAGGACTAAGGTGGCAG GGATTTACAAAGAGCTCTGTCAGGAGTCTGTGAAGAACAAGTATGAGTGTGAGATCCAAGCAGCCTGCCAGCACTGGGAG AGTGAGAAGCTGCTGCTCTTTGACACAGTTCAGAGTGAGCTTGAGGAGAAGATCAGGCGCCTGGAAGAAGACAGGCACAGCATAGACATCACCTCAGAGCTCTGGAACGATGAGCTGCAGTCTCGGAGGAGCAAGAAGAAGGATCCCTTTAGTccagacaagaagaagaagcctGTCGCAGTGTCTG GACCATATATTGTCTATATGCTGCAGGACTTGGACATCCTAGAGGACTGGACAGCCAtcagaaag GCAGTGGCAACTCTTGGTCCTCACAGAGGTAAAGAAG CCCCCACTAATAAGAACGAGAAGCTCCAACACAGTGCCCGCTCTGAGGAGGGGCGGTTGTTCTACGATGGAGAGTGGTATGGACGTGGTCAGAACATCTGCATTGACAAAAAGGATGAATACCCAACCAG tGCCATCATCACTACCATCAACCACGACGAGGTGTGGTTCAAGCGCCTGGATGGCAGCAAATCCAAGCTGTATATCTCCCAGCTGCAGAAAGGCAAATACACTATCAAGCACTCCTGA